acacaaggagaacgccaaacgagccgatctctccccgatattcccacattgaggtggacAATATTGACTGAGCCAATCATGGGCCCTGGGCGTTCGGTTCAGAATTGAGGgcatacgggcggttggatcgcggggccgcatcaacaaAAAGACGTGGCCGACAgggttttttaacctgcccgactttcagccagatatcaatcggggacgcccatcggatggccccacaaaccagccaataagctgccgacttggtttGTCGGCAGCTTTAAACGGCCTACAGGGGCCTtagaggagaattcaacctgtaataaaaaataaaaaaacccttcccccagCCTACCTAATTTTAGAtgcacccctccgtgcagattctgacctcggagttcacggcagccatcttctttcttctgtcgttttctgaagtttcgtcgcatgcgcagttggagtaaatttccagccccgaaccactgcgcatgcgccgaacgTCTCagaatttcggcgcatgcgcagtcgttcgggaccagaaatttactccaactgagcatgcgacgaaacttccgaaaaagctagaagaaagaagatggctgccgtgaacgccgaggccagaatctgcatggaggagtgagcaaaaaaaaaaaaataggagcatTTATCGGGTAGGTAGGCTGGGGGAtaggggtattttttttattacaggttgaattctcctttaaaaccatgaaTTGCACTTTGGCTGCCAACAGACGGAAGGCACCATTCATTTCAGCAGAAACTAAAGGGAAATGGGTTACACTGACCTAAGAGGGCAATAGTTTGTTTAAATAGAGTGGGCAGTGAATAACAGCTTGGCACATTAGTAGGGAGGGCAGTGAGTAGTAATAAGGGAGTAAAAAAGAAAGGGGTCTGTAGACAGTTTGACTGGTACATGTAGAGAGAAAGTCCTACCCAAGCCCATCATGTAATAACTTTCCATAACAGAGAAAAGATAAGTCACTATTAAGCCAGTCCACCCTGAGAAGAGAGGGCAAAGTAGGCACCACCTTAGAATGCAGTGGGGCCCAGGCTTCTTTAAAAGACATCTGGTGGGACTGAGATGCAGCAAATGAACTAGGAGATGTTGTCCAAGTGAAAACAGTTGGGCCCAAGCAAAAGTGAACACCAGCCTGACCAGACTCAATTCAAAACAGGCACCACTTGAGCGAAAACTCAACACAGGACAGCGAATAGACCGCAACTGAAAAGGTGGTAATTGCGCGGGCCCGAAGAGCCCAGACAGCACCACACGCGTGAAGATGGCTGAAGATGTTCTCACTTTGGCGTGCCTGCCTTCTTGGGTGTGGTTGGCCGTTTGCTCTGCCAGAGATGGCCCTGTATAGTGAAGGCGTCGACGCTCATGGACATGGTCTTGCTTGGTATCTGGGTAAAGCGCTTTCGGTCTGAGCTGTATTTGTAGATGTCTTCTATCATAGACAAGCTGATCGTGCGAGGGCCGATGCCAGCCAAGCGGTTTAGCTCCTCCGTCTCGGATGAAAAGGCATAGACTGCCCGGAACTGACAGCTGTTGTCACGGAACAGAATCAGGAAGTGGTTGCCTGGGCTTCTCTCCATTTCCTGAAACAAGGACATAGCGTGGGTGAGAAGAGCAGGAAAAGTTGTAGGCCTAATCACATTCTGACATTTTATTAAAAGACAACTGGTACTCACGGCTTCCcacttataatattaaatatttttaatattttccctCCTTTTTAactgttatattacattttcaccatagttcccctttaattataagcTTCATGATAATGAAATcgcaaactttctaaatacaatcaattaaatattctctaCTGTTTCTGAAAGTTTATAttgactatccctctctcagcatcggtttctcttcattctgtcttcatgcagcagttgggtgtcagatgaatgatccaatatatcttataggggggctccttttgcctagcagaagaattagatctcactcaaataactgattccagtacaaacaaaatctaacaaaataactgccttttgcacaaattctgcatgtagagagacatgatgtctggtgattttaatagagtgaactctaatacatcttctaggcaaaaggagcaaaattcatgttttcatgAACACCAGCCCAATGCAAATTTTGATACACTCTCCCCCTTGTCTTATTTTCCCTGCACCCCACTCCTGGGGGGGCAACCTGAGCATCTGCAGAGCCATACAAGCAGCACCAGTCTTGCAAAGGAGATGTTGAAATTGTATCTGTCACATACAGGCTCATTTTAGGTCTTGCCAGGCATAGGATGGCAGAATGTCCGGCACATGAACATGAGAATGAACTGCTCTAATTACTGCATTACAGCCAATCATTATTGAACggaaggcttaaagggatactgtcatgggaaaaatgtgttttttttccaaaacacatcagttaatagtgctgctccaacagaattctgcactgaaatccatttctcaaaagagcaaaactgatttttttattttatttatttttgaaatctgacatggggctagacattttgtcaatttcccagctgccccaagtcatgtgacttgtgctctgatagacttcagtcactctttactgcatgttggagtgataccaccacatccccccccccagcagcctaacaacagaaatgggaaggtaaccagatagcagctccctaacacaagacaacagctgcctggtagatctaagaacagcactcaatagtaaaatccaggtcccactgagacacattcagttacattaggagaaacaacagcctgccagaaagcaattccatcctaaagtgctggctctttctgaaatcacatgaccaggcaaaactaACTactaaaacaactaaaaaaaactatgggAAGCTCCAAAtacaggattctgccaaatcctaatttgcatatgcaaattgtgggcagggTCGAAATTTCACTTGACTTTtcgttacaaaacaaggaagtaaacaaatttctttaaatttttcctttctgaccctaatttgcataattaggCTTCAGATTAGTTTCTgtaatcttccacaaaggatttggggattcagccgaatccagaatagtgggttcggtgcaaaCCTAAAAAActacacttggttcaggaatgaaattttatattctagagtgaattatttgcagtgtaaacagtgtcatttagaaataaaaaaaatacagacagaaTCCCTATGAACATTTGCCGTACACTTACCTCTAGAACCTTGTTCTTCTGGGATTCATTGACTTTGCCGGCGAGGCAGCAGTGAGATAAAgcattgtgtattataaacttgTTTGATTTAGCGCTTGGCTCTTTATAGAGTCGGGGACCTAagtgataaaaacaaaatacaacagTCAGAAAGTCCTCGGCTCTACAGGTCAGAGATTGTGAGCATATTCCCTTGGGATTGTACAAAACATTGCAGCGAAGAGCagtaaaaagagagaaaataatatatacCAGTATATTCTGGGATGGAGGCAGGAGATGATGCTGTGGATGCAGCGTCCCAGTCCTTGTCCCCATTCTGAGTAAAGGGACTTTTGCTTGGAGACATTGGACCAGAAGGTGACATGGCTCTGCGGGAATATGAGAGTAAATAATGATGGAAATGGAATGAAATGCTGCAACTATTGACTTGATTATGTGACTGTTAAGTCAGTGTTAGAAGTGTCTCATTCTGTATTTAGCAGGGGTGACCAGTGGACAGGAGTAAGCAGCGGTGGTGGGGTGTCACCATTGTGTTGGTCCCACCAATATTCACTTGTGTGTTTGCTAATGCAACAATATCACTCATGAATGGCATCTATTTCACCAAATGACGCCATTCTCAAGCTGTCCCTATGGACGTACATCTCGATAGAACATTGGCCACCATTTTCATACAAGTGAAACTGTCGTCTGGGCCTTTTACATTATTGAACCATTTCATGCTGAATGTCAGGCAGCGCTGCATTAAAGAAATTAGGCAGACGACTAGGGGTTTGAAACAAGGCCCCCCCCACACCCCCTAAACTTTGAGTTCACTGCATAAGTCAAattgtgccatttctattctTTCAAGCTTATACCAATGCAAACTGGCCTCCGTCTTTTCTCATCCTTACCTTGGGGATTTGGGAGATTTTCTCATAGTGCTAAAACCGCTTTCATTGCCGACAGTGGAGAGAGACATTGTGGATTGGGAATAAACCTTACTGAGCTTGGAACCTGAAAGCAAAGCACAGGCTTAGTTTAGGAAACTCCTAACGGCCCAAGTTGCTACACACAGGTAAATCCAAACACTCCCCACTCATACCTAGTAGGCCTCGAACTGGACTTCGGGAAATGACCGAGTCGTCTCGGAAGACGGTCTTTGGGCGCGGCTTTTTAACTTGCCGAACGGTCATGGGCTTCTGCCGTAGAACTTTATCCAAATCCTCCATGATCTTCAGCTGATGTCGCCGTTCATACTCTTTCCTTGTGAAGTCGCCCCTCCGTGTTACGACTTCCTCCTCTTTGGGCTTCTGCTCctcctgttgctgctgctgtcGGCTTAGGAAGAGAAGAAATAAAGGACTTAAATGGGTTATTATTATACTTCTTGACTCATGCTGGAAGAATGGAATTAAAGAAATCCGACAGTGACTCAAAGCATGAGTGCATAGGtttcagctggaaaaaaaaaatgctaggtTGAAGAGTCCACAAAAGCAGGCCACGTCCTAAAGTTACCAAACTATGCCCGTTGAGCAAACAGGCCACACCTGTTGCGAGCTTCTTTAAAAGGTGGACTATGGCAGGTCATTAGGAAATCTATGGTCAGCCACTCTAAGAGACACTGGCAACTTATACAAGAATAAAACTGTGGGCTGCATTAGTAACACCATCATAGAAATGATAATAAAGTAAAGTAATTTCACATTCCATTTGACATGTAAAAGGGGAACTGAAAAACTAATGTCCTCTGAAAATGTTCCTTATTGAATGTATACACTACAGGTAGCTGCCATGCAGGCTAATTCCCCAAAATGTATCCTTCCCCAGAGACACATACCTTGCCTCCTCCTTCTTATCTTTCTCTTCGTCTTGCCATTGTTTCCTTTTCTTTGCTTCTTCTGTCCTCTTCTTTTGCTTCTCCAAGAGAGATGCCCTTCTCTGTGCCATCTCGTCTTCTGTCCGCTCCTCACCCTGCAGATAAAAGAAGATGGCAGCCCATCAGTTTTAGTCCTAGCTATATTTGCAAAGTCAAGCTTGACAGAGACTAAAATATAAAGTGGATGGGTTGGCTATGATATGAATGTGTACCCTAATAGTCTTGGAGGCCGAGCTAGCTGGTTTAATTGCTGTTTACCTGCATGGCATGCCCTTCTGTGATGGACAGATTTGTTGTGTAGACTCAACACTGGCATTTTGTTAGCACCAAGAAAACAAAGCAGATAGAACAGGCTGGGCAGTAAAGTGGTTGAGTAGATGTACTCATCACTAACCTTAAAAAAGAATCCAACTCCCCCTCTCTGCACTCCATCTTCTCCTGGTGTTCCCTCCAGTGAGTCTGGGCCTTCAACCTCAGAATCTTCTGTAGCCCTTAAATCAGACAGTGGTATTTCTATCAAACTGCTTCTCTTTGCTTCTGTCTCTTCAGTCCAAGTGGCCACTCCACTACTCTGTGGCACCACAGAAGCAACAGGCCGCATGTTACCATGACCTTCCATAGCTGGGACAGTCTCTCCATCCTCTTCTCCCTCTAGTCCCTTATGAGTAAAATATATGGATGTCTTTGTCTGATCTGGCACTTTGCTTGGGGAGAACTTGCGCAGATGAGGTATAGTATCAACATTATGTGGAAGAGTGAGGACTCTGTTTACAGGTGGGATCTTTAGCTCAACTGGCCGATTTGTCTTGGGACTTTTGGGTGTTATAGGCACAGGTTGGACTGACCTCCTTGCATTGGGCTGAGGGGACCTTGGAGCAAGACGGATTGGGGAATGTGAGGGAGATGCAGGTAAGGAGGAACGAGAGGCCTGAATTTCTCTTGTGAGGCGAGCAGGAGGTGAAGATCTGGGTCGATGTTGAGGTGGTGAGGCTTTTGGGGCTGGTATGACCCAGGCCTTGCTTTCCTTTTTCATCATTTTATCCTGCTGGTCAGACAGCCTTTTCATATCTAGCTGGAGGGATGACAGTGCATTGTTCAGTTTAGATACAGCACGATTGTAATCCCCCAGATTGTTGTCTAGACCTTCTTTTGCAACATCAGGTGAGAAGCTGACTTGTTTCTCACCTCGGGGTCGCATCACTGCATCTGATAGTTTTTCATCATTGCTTACATCTTCTGGGAATTGCTTCCTCTTTCCTTCATCTTCCAGCTCCTTGGGGAGACCTTCATCTGGAGATATTTTACCTTCTTCCACCTCTCCCTCCTCTCCATCCTTTTTATTAAGCTGAAGGAACGCACTCTTGCCAAGCCGTTGGCGATGCTTTGCAAAGATGGCTTCAATCCTTTTCTTTTGTGCCTCAATGGCCTTCCGTTTCTCTTCAAGCCGGGCACTCAGCTGGTTCATCTCAGAATTTAAGGCCGGACTCTTCACAGGAGACTCCTCGGCCTTCTGAGCCCATGTGGTGGTATTGGGAGAGTTCAAAGGCAAAGATGAAGGGGAACTTTCTGGAGTTATTTTGgcattcattttcttcttttgctcaGCAAAACTGGTCATTTTTGTCCCTGCCCCTGAACTGGAATCTGCTTGGGAGCTGAGAGAGCTCCGACTAGACTCCTGAGCAGGTTTAGTCTCCTCTGCATCTGAGTCCAGGCTGTTGTCCCTTAGAACAGAGTCATCATCCCGGGAGAGCCTCCTGGAGGTATTATGTGTCCTATAAACGCCCACATTTGGGGTACCCACTAACTCTTCCACTTTGGGGGGCTTTGCCTCCTCAGGAGAATGAAGATAAAATCCATCTGGTGCTCCATCTGGCAGATGACGTGCCTCTGAGCTATGAATAATTTGCAGGGCCTCTTCAATTGTGGGGAGGTCCGTCTGTACCCCTGAGCTTCCAGCAGTTTTATCCTGAGCATTCGAATCAGAGGCCACTTTCCCTGTAAGCGGAACCTTCTTCAATGTGCGAGGTTGCATCTGAAGTTCAGCAACATCCTCAGGGGGGGTATAGGTGGCGCGGGTGACACAGCTGGGAGACTTTGGGGGGTGATTGAGGCTGTCAGAGCTGACAGAGCGCATGATGTTTACAGGATTCCCCATCACAATATCTACATCACTGTCCAAGCCAAAGGGAATGCTGAAGGAGACTGCTTGAGACAGAGGATGACTGTAAAGGGAGCAGATAAAATGTACATCAGACAATGGAATACAAATGTGATACATCACTTGGTTTCTTCCACCTCAACATACATACCTCAGAGGGTTCTTTACCCATGCCTTTCCAAATCCTTCCATGTGGGACATTGAGGAAGAGTGAGGAAGGGAGCctaagaatcagaagaagacatgttggaacaaaagaagaaaaatacagaTAGCTCACTTCATAGCAGCAGATCAGTTGCCTTACCAGTGTTGCCAGGCCGGTTGAAGTTAAAGATTGGGGACCGGCTGCAAAGAGAGGGATGAAAGGATTAAAAGGCTGATCATTTCATTCATTATCCTCTGTGTTTTCTGCTTCACTCCTAAATTGCTTTTGATACATACCCCCCACTTCGTGCACTGGAAGGAGTTGCACTGGAAGGAGTTGCACTCTCACTGTGCAGGTACACGTCTGCAATAGAAAGTCAGGCTTTGTGAATTCTACACACAAGACTTAACCAGAATTCAGTTGTATATAGTCATGTGCCAACAGGGTAAAACAACAGGGAAAACCAGACCAACCTTTGGGCTGCACAAAGTCGGGTTTGACTACTTCAAAGCACAGGTAAAGATCAGCCAGGAGAGCAACGAGATTAACCTGCATGGAAAAATATGCATTAACAAGAGAGAATGAACTGACCTGGAGAGAGAAGAAAGGAAGGGTGGGACTTGTGGTGGGAGCAATGGAAGAATGGAGAAGGGGAGCAAGTAAGGCAAGGTAAGAGGAATGCTAGAATGGATAGGTGAAGATGGACATGTTAAGAATAAGATCAATGAAGAGACAAGGTGATGGAGGGAGGAATGGAGGAAAAAGGGAGAGGAAGATAGGGTGGTATGGATGGAGGTATAATGGGAGGCAAGTATGGATGAAGGGAAAGGGAGGAATGGTTGGATTGGGACAGCTGGAGGGATGGGTGGAGGAAGGTACAGACAGAGGAAATAAGGATGGACAGGAGACAATGAGTAATAGAAGAATGTGAAATGGATAGAAGAtatatagacagatgatagatcgATAAAGTGATAGATCTATATGAAGTACAACATAGGAAGGATGAAGGAAGAGTGTGTTGTGTATGGTTACCTTTAGGGCGGCGGGAACATATAGTAGATCCTCCAAGGAGAGGGGGCAGGAGGGTGGCAGGTGTTGAGCATAAAACTCTCTCAGGAGCTGCAGGTTATAGAGACTGTCGGCCACTGACATGGTGTCCTTCAGGCAGATATCTATGAAAGAACAGAATGAAGACAGAAGATCTCTACTAGACCTGCCTCTCATCACCATCTCTCATTTTACCTTAGTAAGAAGATCCGCTTACCTTGTAGCCTGAGCTGAGTGGGGCAATAGTAATGCACAGTGGCTGCGAGAGCGCTCCCATTAGACAGGTCCCTCAAGGATGAGACGGCAGTAAAGCAGGGGGTCTGGCTGGAGAGAGCTTTATCCTTCCGATAGCGGATCTACCAGGAATACAAAGTGGTGTTAGGCATCCCTTATCCACCAGATGGAGTACTTACACACACAGTTGGGGCAACAAGAGGAAATGGAGATGTCTAACGGGTGTGAATATCCCACCAcaatgctttatggcagagatgtCCAACCTGCATCCCTACAGATGTTGTGGAACTGAAATGCCCAGCATTGGGAGGAGGGGAGGGTGGAAGTTATAGTTCAACATGAGCTGGAGGGACACAGATTGGATATCCATGCTCAATCAAACAAAGGCAAAGGTTTATGGATGGATATTTCAGTGTGTATCTGTATATTTACATTCTCTGTGCCATCACACAGTCTACACAGTACGAGGCGCTGCCTGGAATTGAACATGCAGTAACTACGAGGGGGCGCAAACACAAACACAGCAGGCAAGCTGCAAACAGAAAGGAAATGGATGGGAACAAAAACCGTGGGGGGGGACATTAAAAAAGGGGGATCCAAAATTAGAataaaaccatacagcaaatctGCTTTTCTTCCCTTTACAGATCCGTGCAGC
Above is a genomic segment from Xenopus laevis strain J_2021 chromosome 3L, Xenopus_laevis_v10.1, whole genome shotgun sequence containing:
- the camsap3.L gene encoding calmodulin-regulated spectrin-associated protein 3 isoform X3, which translates into the protein MMVPVIKALDVYDAQQARLSASLSWIIYRYYGQEVPAELCSPCYTDQYEQEHVKPAVITLLLSADIYCRAYRKALPHDSSPPRDNAGLLLMLARKGLAPANQGEPVKTIDLREKPIRMAAHLSLIDSLMTLYSIHCTAPLPPEADISLTSVETKLLNWVDKVNNHLLEGAEREQGKKQLSAPDGQNQVGIRYRKDKALSSQTPCFTAVSSLRDLSNGSALAATVHYYCPTQLRLQDICLKDTMSVADSLYNLQLLREFYAQHLPPSCPLSLEDLLYVPAALKVNLVALLADLYLCFEVVKPDFVQPKDVYLHSESATPSSATPSSARSGGRSPIFNFNRPGNTGSLPHSSSMSHMEGFGKAWVKNPLSHPLSQAVSFSIPFGLDSDVDIVMGNPVNIMRSVSSDSLNHPPKSPSCVTRATYTPPEDVAELQMQPRTLKKVPLTGKVASDSNAQDKTAGSSGVQTDLPTIEEALQIIHSSEARHLPDGAPDGFYLHSPEEAKPPKVEELVGTPNVGVYRTHNTSRRLSRDDDSVLRDNSLDSDAEETKPAQESSRSSLSSQADSSSGAGTKMTSFAEQKKKMNAKITPESSPSSLPLNSPNTTTWAQKAEESPVKSPALNSEMNQLSARLEEKRKAIEAQKKRIEAIFAKHRQRLGKSAFLQLNKKDGEEGEVEEGKISPDEGLPKELEDEGKRKQFPEDVSNDEKLSDAVMRPRGEKQVSFSPDVAKEGLDNNLGDYNRAVSKLNNALSSLQLDMKRLSDQQDKMMKKESKAWVIPAPKASPPQHRPRSSPPARLTREIQASRSSLPASPSHSPIRLAPRSPQPNARRSVQPVPITPKSPKTNRPVELKIPPVNRVLTLPHNVDTIPHLRKFSPSKVPDQTKTSIYFTHKGLEGEEDGETVPAMEGHGNMRPVASVVPQSSGVATWTEETEAKRSSLIEIPLSDLRATEDSEVEGPDSLEGTPGEDGVQRGGVGFFFKGEERTEDEMAQRRASLLEKQKKRTEEAKKRKQWQDEEKDKKEEASRQQQQQEEQKPKEEEVVTRRGDFTRKEYERRHQLKIMEDLDKVLRQKPMTVRQVKKPRPKTVFRDDSVISRSPVRGLLGSKLSKVYSQSTMSLSTVGNESGFSTMRKSPKSPRAMSPSGPMSPSKSPFTQNGDKDWDAASTASSPASIPEYTGPRLYKEPSAKSNKFIIHNALSHCCLAGKVNESQKNKVLEEMERSPGNHFLILFRDNSCQFRAVYAFSSETEELNRLAGIGPRTISLSMIEDIYKYSSDRKRFTQIPSKTMSMSVDAFTIQGHLWQSKRPTTPKKAGTPK
- the camsap3.L gene encoding calmodulin-regulated spectrin-associated protein 3 isoform X1 translates to MMVPVIKALDVYDAQQARLSASLSWIIYRYYGQEVPAELCSPCYTDQYEQEHVKPAVITLLLSADIYCRAYRKALPHDSSPPRDNAGLLLMLARKGLAPANQGEPVKTIDLREKPIRMAAHLSLIDSLMTLYSIHCTAPLPPEADISLTSVETKLLNWVDKVNNHLLEGAEREQGKKQLSAPDGQNQVGCPSRWYWKLVPHAIAFCLKESGNKPPVIRYRKDKALSSQTPCFTAVSSLRDLSNGSALAATVHYYCPTQLRLQDICLKDTMSVADSLYNLQLLREFYAQHLPPSCPLSLEDLLYVPAALKVNLVALLADLYLCFEVVKPDFVQPKDVYLHSESATPSSATPSSARSGGRSPIFNFNRPGNTGSLPHSSSMSHMEGFGKAWVKNPLSHPLSQAVSFSIPFGLDSDVDIVMGNPVNIMRSVSSDSLNHPPKSPSCVTRATYTPPEDVAELQMQPRTLKKVPLTGKVASDSNAQDKTAGSSGVQTDLPTIEEALQIIHSSEARHLPDGAPDGFYLHSPEEAKPPKVEELVGTPNVGVYRTHNTSRRLSRDDDSVLRDNSLDSDAEETKPAQESSRSSLSSQADSSSGAGTKMTSFAEQKKKMNAKITPESSPSSLPLNSPNTTTWAQKAEESPVKSPALNSEMNQLSARLEEKRKAIEAQKKRIEAIFAKHRQRLGKSAFLQLNKKDGEEGEVEEGKISPDEGLPKELEDEGKRKQFPEDVSNDEKLSDAVMRPRGEKQVSFSPDVAKEGLDNNLGDYNRAVSKLNNALSSLQLDMKRLSDQQDKMMKKESKAWVIPAPKASPPQHRPRSSPPARLTREIQASRSSLPASPSHSPIRLAPRSPQPNARRSVQPVPITPKSPKTNRPVELKIPPVNRVLTLPHNVDTIPHLRKFSPSKVPDQTKTSIYFTHKGLEGEEDGETVPAMEGHGNMRPVASVVPQSSGVATWTEETEAKRSSLIEIPLSDLRATEDSEVEGPDSLEGTPGEDGVQRGGVGFFFKGEERTEDEMAQRRASLLEKQKKRTEEAKKRKQWQDEEKDKKEEASRQQQQQEEQKPKEEEVVTRRGDFTRKEYERRHQLKIMEDLDKVLRQKPMTVRQVKKPRPKTVFRDDSVISRSPVRGLLGSKLSKVYSQSTMSLSTVGNESGFSTMRKSPKSPRAMSPSGPMSPSKSPFTQNGDKDWDAASTASSPASIPEYTGPRLYKEPSAKSNKFIIHNALSHCCLAGKVNESQKNKVLEEMERSPGNHFLILFRDNSCQFRAVYAFSSETEELNRLAGIGPRTISLSMIEDIYKYSSDRKRFTQIPSKTMSMSVDAFTIQGHLWQSKRPTTPKKAGTPK
- the camsap3.L gene encoding calmodulin-regulated spectrin-associated protein 3 isoform X2; translation: MMVPVIKALDVYDAQQARLSASLSWIIYRYYGQEVPAELCSPCYTDQYEQEHVKPAVITLLLSADIYCRAYRKALPHDSSPPRDNAGLLLMLARKGLAPANQGEPVKTIDLREKPIRMAAHLSLIDSLMTLYSIHCTAPLPPEADISLTSVETKLLNWVDKVNNHLLEGAEREQGKKQLSAPDGQNQVGCPSRWYWKLVPIRYRKDKALSSQTPCFTAVSSLRDLSNGSALAATVHYYCPTQLRLQDICLKDTMSVADSLYNLQLLREFYAQHLPPSCPLSLEDLLYVPAALKVNLVALLADLYLCFEVVKPDFVQPKDVYLHSESATPSSATPSSARSGGRSPIFNFNRPGNTGSLPHSSSMSHMEGFGKAWVKNPLSHPLSQAVSFSIPFGLDSDVDIVMGNPVNIMRSVSSDSLNHPPKSPSCVTRATYTPPEDVAELQMQPRTLKKVPLTGKVASDSNAQDKTAGSSGVQTDLPTIEEALQIIHSSEARHLPDGAPDGFYLHSPEEAKPPKVEELVGTPNVGVYRTHNTSRRLSRDDDSVLRDNSLDSDAEETKPAQESSRSSLSSQADSSSGAGTKMTSFAEQKKKMNAKITPESSPSSLPLNSPNTTTWAQKAEESPVKSPALNSEMNQLSARLEEKRKAIEAQKKRIEAIFAKHRQRLGKSAFLQLNKKDGEEGEVEEGKISPDEGLPKELEDEGKRKQFPEDVSNDEKLSDAVMRPRGEKQVSFSPDVAKEGLDNNLGDYNRAVSKLNNALSSLQLDMKRLSDQQDKMMKKESKAWVIPAPKASPPQHRPRSSPPARLTREIQASRSSLPASPSHSPIRLAPRSPQPNARRSVQPVPITPKSPKTNRPVELKIPPVNRVLTLPHNVDTIPHLRKFSPSKVPDQTKTSIYFTHKGLEGEEDGETVPAMEGHGNMRPVASVVPQSSGVATWTEETEAKRSSLIEIPLSDLRATEDSEVEGPDSLEGTPGEDGVQRGGVGFFFKGEERTEDEMAQRRASLLEKQKKRTEEAKKRKQWQDEEKDKKEEASRQQQQQEEQKPKEEEVVTRRGDFTRKEYERRHQLKIMEDLDKVLRQKPMTVRQVKKPRPKTVFRDDSVISRSPVRGLLGSKLSKVYSQSTMSLSTVGNESGFSTMRKSPKSPRAMSPSGPMSPSKSPFTQNGDKDWDAASTASSPASIPEYTGPRLYKEPSAKSNKFIIHNALSHCCLAGKVNESQKNKVLEEMERSPGNHFLILFRDNSCQFRAVYAFSSETEELNRLAGIGPRTISLSMIEDIYKYSSDRKRFTQIPSKTMSMSVDAFTIQGHLWQSKRPTTPKKAGTPK